The following are encoded in a window of Nibricoccus aquaticus genomic DNA:
- a CDS encoding PQQ-dependent sugar dehydrogenase, with amino-acid sequence MNVFRHGLLLALTSTLLAPAAFAQKREASGLYAQFCASCHGAKLQGGTSPSMLDDVWRYGGDDATLTRIIREGTAEAGMPAFGGAFSDAEIRALVVFIREQRIDYQRSRTSVAQPSSDAVIKSEQHTFTLETVADGLREPWSLAWLPDGRMLITEKPGTLRIVENGKLLSAPVAGTPEVNSGGQGGLLEVATHPDYAKNGWIYLAFSHPAKNAQGENVSMTKLVRGKIRDGAWTDEEAIWTAPLETYRRAGGVHYGCRIAFDGKGYLYFSHGERGTQEHAQDIKRPNGKIHRIHDDGRIPADNPFVNEPGAIGSIWTFGNRNPQGLDFDPRTGVLWETEHGPRGGDELNIVSKGLNYGWPVITYGMNYNGTPITGETARAGMEQPVIHWTPSIAVCGIDFYEGGAFPKWTGNLFVTALAQQELRRVVIENNQVTHQEVMLKDIARLRDVASGPDGLLYVVMNGPDRIVRLVPVK; translated from the coding sequence ATGAACGTTTTCCGCCACGGCCTTTTGCTTGCCCTGACCTCAACGCTGCTCGCGCCTGCGGCTTTCGCCCAGAAGCGGGAGGCCAGCGGACTCTACGCCCAGTTCTGCGCGAGCTGCCACGGCGCAAAACTTCAGGGCGGCACATCGCCAAGCATGTTGGATGATGTGTGGCGCTACGGTGGCGACGACGCGACGCTCACGCGTATCATCCGTGAGGGCACGGCGGAGGCGGGGATGCCGGCGTTTGGCGGCGCGTTTTCCGATGCGGAGATTCGCGCGCTGGTCGTTTTCATCCGGGAGCAACGCATCGATTATCAACGCAGCCGCACTTCAGTTGCCCAGCCATCCAGCGATGCGGTAATCAAGAGCGAGCAACACACATTCACTCTCGAAACGGTCGCCGACGGCCTGCGCGAACCGTGGTCGCTCGCGTGGCTGCCCGACGGTCGGATGCTCATCACCGAAAAACCTGGCACGCTGCGAATCGTTGAAAACGGGAAACTCCTCAGCGCTCCGGTGGCGGGCACTCCGGAGGTTAACTCGGGCGGGCAGGGCGGCCTGCTCGAAGTCGCGACGCATCCCGATTATGCGAAGAATGGCTGGATCTACCTTGCATTCAGCCACCCGGCGAAAAACGCGCAGGGTGAAAACGTTTCCATGACCAAACTCGTGCGCGGAAAAATCCGCGACGGCGCTTGGACGGACGAAGAGGCGATCTGGACTGCGCCGCTCGAAACCTACCGTCGCGCCGGTGGCGTTCACTACGGCTGCCGCATCGCCTTCGATGGAAAAGGTTATCTCTATTTCAGCCATGGCGAGCGCGGTACGCAGGAACACGCGCAGGACATCAAGCGACCCAACGGCAAGATCCACCGCATCCATGACGACGGACGCATCCCGGCGGATAATCCGTTCGTGAACGAGCCCGGGGCGATCGGCTCGATCTGGACCTTCGGCAACCGCAACCCTCAGGGCCTGGACTTCGATCCGCGCACCGGCGTGCTCTGGGAAACCGAGCATGGCCCGCGCGGCGGCGACGAGCTCAACATCGTGTCCAAGGGACTCAACTACGGCTGGCCGGTGATCACCTACGGCATGAATTACAACGGCACGCCGATCACGGGCGAAACCGCGCGTGCCGGCATGGAGCAGCCGGTCATTCACTGGACGCCGTCGATCGCGGTGTGCGGCATCGATTTCTACGAAGGTGGCGCATTTCCGAAATGGACGGGCAATCTTTTCGTCACCGCGCTCGCGCAACAGGAGCTGCGCCGCGTGGTGATCGAGAACAACCAAGTGACGCACCAGGAGGTGATGTTGAAAGACATCGCCCGGCTGCGCGACGTGGCGAGCGGCCCCGATGGATTGCTCTACGTTGTCATGAACGGCCCCGACCGCATCGTGCGGCTCGTGCCGGTGAAGTGA